The following are encoded in a window of Solidesulfovibrio magneticus RS-1 genomic DNA:
- a CDS encoding GNAT family N-acetyltransferase, translating to MDIVFRPAAPTPQDAARVLAWRNDPVTLAMFYHQEPKVFAAFWPEYLGEYFKHGDLPPLFAMVDGHEAAFLRSNPYPDGPVPGRCLDIDINVVPNRRGQGIGTAVIRAMACRLLEACQCVVAEVKCCNTPSLKAFQRAGFRVHDHATHLVAETGEIVPIVRLTAMRAQLSSLRQEDHAVL from the coding sequence ATGGATATTGTCTTTCGACCTGCCGCCCCAACGCCGCAAGATGCCGCCCGCGTCCTCGCCTGGCGAAACGATCCCGTGACCTTGGCCATGTTCTACCATCAGGAGCCCAAGGTCTTTGCCGCGTTCTGGCCGGAATACCTTGGCGAGTATTTCAAGCATGGCGATCTGCCCCCGCTGTTTGCCATGGTCGATGGACACGAGGCGGCATTTTTGCGCAGCAATCCCTATCCTGACGGACCGGTCCCAGGGCGGTGCCTGGATATCGATATCAACGTCGTTCCCAATCGGCGCGGACAGGGAATCGGTACGGCCGTCATCCGGGCCATGGCCTGCCGCCTTCTGGAGGCGTGCCAATGCGTGGTGGCCGAGGTCAAATGCTGCAACACCCCTTCCCTCAAAGCGTTTCAACGCGCCGGTTTTCGCGTCCATGACCACGCAACGCATCTGGTCGCCGAGACGGGAGAAATCGTCCCTATCGTGCGCCTGACGGCCATGCGGGCTCAGTTGTCAAGCCTGCGCCAAGAAGATCATGCTGTACTTTGA
- a CDS encoding HAD family hydrolase: MLYFDFDGVVADSVPALHSIYSDFLIFYDITPQPGEFERLNGPSLQEIVACLKHVHGLPGDVEDLLARYEALRRDAYAKRIKPFADVARVLDSLAGAGQTLHLVTASEPGPVRDFLATWRLTEYFREVVCGNAVARAKPAPDLYLLAMERSEDVFAAGLAIEDSVNGVRSAVSAGLRVFGVHAQATVRAALTEAGAWRTAACLGDALPTLGAW, translated from the coding sequence ATGCTGTACTTTGATTTTGACGGCGTGGTGGCGGACAGCGTGCCGGCCCTGCACTCCATCTACTCAGATTTCTTAATATTTTACGATATTACGCCACAACCGGGCGAATTCGAGCGTCTCAACGGCCCCTCCCTGCAGGAAATCGTGGCCTGTCTCAAGCATGTCCATGGATTGCCTGGCGACGTCGAGGACCTACTGGCCCGATACGAGGCTTTGCGGCGTGACGCCTACGCTAAGCGGATCAAACCCTTTGCGGATGTTGCACGGGTATTGGACAGCTTGGCCGGGGCCGGCCAGACGCTCCATCTGGTCACCGCTTCGGAACCGGGACCGGTGCGAGACTTCTTGGCGACGTGGCGGCTGACCGAATATTTCCGGGAAGTGGTTTGCGGCAATGCCGTGGCGCGAGCCAAGCCGGCTCCGGACCTCTACCTGCTGGCCATGGAGCGCAGCGAAGATGTGTTTGCGGCCGGCTTGGCCATAGAGGATTCGGTCAATGGCGTCCGATCAGCCGTGTCGGCCGGATTGCGAGTGTTTGGCGTTCATGCGCAAGCCACGGTTCGGGCGGCGTTGACCGAGGCCGGGGCTTGGCGAACCGCAGCTTGCCTGGGCGATGCGCTGCCGACACTGGGGGCATGGTGA
- a CDS encoding PAS domain S-box protein produces the protein MEHSSFIGLFQNVSLLLAVALLFEVAVVRFKKSNTFLTQVVTGIALGGIGVVVMLTPWKLMPGVVFDTRSVLVGISGLFFGPLSTAIAVIMTSALRLVQGGLGAWTGVGVIAASGLIGSVWRCYRGRQLHQMTWRELYLFGLVVNIVMLALMLTLPWDIALKVLDNIALPVIAIYPVGTALLGSLLVNYLQRERTGRQLIESMERYRLLVDTANEGIWAMDREHVTTYVNAAMADMIGYSPDEMIGQKVEDYFFPEDMELHSQRMARRHGGEDDVYERRFRRRDGKELWTMVSAKALKGDRNEFNGSFAMFTDITLRKEAQNALAQSELLLRTIINTIPDLVWLKDIDGRYLQCNKKFERFFGADESAIIGKDDYAFFNKELADFFRDNDRKAIEAGGPRINEEWLTFVEDDYSGLFETIKSPMYDAHGRLIGVLGIAREITARKMAEEALRESEERFKALHNASFGGIAIHDKGVILECNLGLSEMFGYARDELIGMDGLFLVAERSRDVVMAHIRAGYEKPYEEYGRRKNGEEFPMRLEARNLPYKGKMVRAVEFRDITDSVKAAQALLDAKEAAESATRAKSEFLANMSHEVRTPLNGVLGMLQLLQTTEQTDEQKEYILGAIKSTKRLTRLLADILDISKIEAGKLQIIEAEFFTACLQESIMEIFRPTAREKSLAFDFHVDAQMPPMLIGDETRVRQILFNLVGNALKFTESGSVQVDAMVLPAKNSGAVRVLFAVSDTGIGISDEQLKDIFEPFVQGERSYTRCYQGAGLGLAIVRKLVRILGGEMVIDNTAGNGTTVYVSLPFKLPVPHQEPAAQQPRQADGPAETPLRILLVEDDEFSLFAGKRMLHKMGCSVTTAPDGREALAILHEQDFDLVLMDIQMPVMDGVEATKAIRGSSDLGEKSHIPIIAMTAYAMTGDKELFLAAGMDGYISKPVERDELKVVVERAIDKTL, from the coding sequence ATGGAACACAGTTCATTCATAGGCCTGTTTCAGAATGTTTCTCTCTTGTTGGCGGTCGCGCTGCTCTTTGAAGTGGCTGTCGTCCGCTTCAAAAAAAGCAATACGTTCCTGACCCAGGTGGTCACGGGCATTGCGCTCGGGGGCATTGGCGTGGTCGTCATGCTGACGCCGTGGAAGCTGATGCCTGGGGTGGTTTTTGACACGCGTTCTGTCCTGGTGGGGATCTCAGGCCTGTTCTTCGGCCCGTTGTCCACGGCGATCGCTGTGATCATGACTTCCGCCTTGCGGTTGGTCCAGGGCGGACTGGGGGCATGGACGGGCGTTGGCGTCATAGCGGCTTCAGGCCTTATCGGTTCGGTTTGGCGATGTTACAGGGGACGCCAACTGCATCAGATGACCTGGCGCGAGCTGTATCTGTTCGGTCTGGTCGTTAATATTGTCATGCTGGCGCTGATGCTGACCCTTCCCTGGGATATCGCCTTGAAGGTGTTGGACAATATCGCGTTGCCGGTCATTGCCATCTATCCTGTCGGGACCGCGTTATTAGGCTCGTTGTTGGTCAATTATCTCCAGCGCGAACGCACAGGCCGGCAATTGATCGAGAGCATGGAGCGATACCGGCTGTTGGTTGATACGGCCAACGAGGGAATCTGGGCCATGGACCGAGAGCATGTGACGACCTATGTCAACGCGGCGATGGCGGACATGATTGGTTATAGTCCAGATGAAATGATAGGCCAAAAAGTCGAGGATTACTTTTTTCCTGAGGATATGGAACTTCACAGCCAACGCATGGCCCGAAGACATGGTGGTGAAGATGATGTTTATGAACGTCGTTTTCGCCGAAGAGATGGAAAAGAACTGTGGACGATGGTTTCCGCCAAAGCCTTAAAAGGAGATCGCAATGAATTTAATGGCTCTTTTGCCATGTTCACTGATATTACCTTGCGAAAGGAAGCTCAAAATGCCTTGGCGCAATCGGAACTATTGCTGCGGACTATCATAAATACCATTCCGGACCTTGTTTGGCTCAAGGATATTGATGGGCGGTATTTGCAATGCAATAAAAAGTTTGAGCGTTTCTTCGGAGCTGATGAGTCGGCCATAATCGGAAAGGATGATTACGCCTTCTTTAACAAGGAACTGGCCGATTTTTTTAGAGACAATGACCGCAAGGCCATTGAGGCGGGCGGCCCCAGGATTAACGAAGAGTGGCTGACCTTTGTCGAAGACGATTACAGCGGCCTGTTTGAGACCATCAAATCCCCGATGTACGATGCCCACGGCCGGTTGATCGGCGTTTTGGGCATTGCCCGTGAAATCACCGCCCGCAAAATGGCTGAAGAGGCGCTGCGGGAGAGCGAGGAGCGCTTCAAGGCGTTACATAATGCTTCCTTTGGCGGCATTGCCATTCATGACAAGGGGGTCATCCTGGAGTGCAACCTGGGGCTGAGCGAAATGTTCGGCTATGCCCGTGATGAGCTGATCGGCATGGATGGCCTGTTCCTTGTGGCGGAACGGTCGCGCGATGTCGTCATGGCCCATATTCGGGCGGGGTATGAAAAACCCTATGAGGAATATGGCCGCCGAAAAAACGGGGAAGAGTTTCCCATGCGGCTGGAGGCGCGCAATCTCCCGTACAAGGGGAAAATGGTCCGCGCCGTGGAGTTCCGCGACATCACGGACTCGGTAAAAGCCGCCCAGGCGCTTTTGGACGCCAAGGAGGCCGCTGAGAGTGCCACGCGGGCAAAGTCCGAGTTCCTGGCCAATATGAGCCATGAAGTCCGGACGCCGCTGAATGGCGTCCTGGGCATGCTCCAGTTGCTGCAAACAACCGAGCAGACGGACGAGCAGAAAGAATACATTCTGGGGGCGATCAAGTCGACGAAGCGGCTGACCCGTCTGCTTGCCGATATTCTGGATATTTCAAAGATCGAGGCCGGTAAGCTGCAGATCATCGAAGCGGAGTTTTTCACGGCCTGCCTCCAGGAATCCATCATGGAAATCTTCCGCCCCACGGCACGGGAAAAGAGCCTGGCTTTTGATTTTCATGTCGATGCTCAAATGCCGCCCATGCTCATCGGCGATGAAACGCGTGTCCGGCAAATCCTGTTCAATCTTGTCGGGAACGCCCTCAAATTCACGGAAAGCGGTTCTGTCCAAGTCGACGCCATGGTTCTTCCGGCCAAGAATAGCGGGGCTGTCCGGGTGTTGTTTGCCGTGAGCGATACCGGCATCGGTATTTCCGATGAGCAGCTCAAAGACATTTTCGAACCATTCGTCCAGGGCGAGCGGAGCTATACCCGCTGCTACCAGGGGGCAGGGCTGGGGCTGGCCATTGTCCGCAAGCTGGTCAGAATCCTCGGCGGCGAGATGGTGATTGACAACACGGCGGGAAACGGCACCACGGTTTACGTTTCCCTGCCGTTCAAACTTCCTGTCCCGCATCAGGAACCAGCAGCCCAGCAGCCGCGTCAGGCCGACGGGCCGGCTGAAACCCCGTTGCGCATCCTGTTGGTAGAGGATGACGAATTCAGCTTGTTCGCCGGAAAGCGGATGCTGCACAAAATGGGCTGTTCGGTGACGACCGCCCCGGATGGCAGGGAGGCCCTGGCCATCCTGCACGAACAGGACTTTGACCTGGTTCTCATGGACATCCAGATGCCTGTGATGGATGGCGTCGAAGCGACAAAGGCCATCAGAGGGTCATCGGACCTTGGGGAGAAGTCCCATATACCCATCATCGCCATGACCGCTTACGCCATGACCGGCGACAAGGAGCTGTTTCTGGCGGCGGGAATGGATGGCTATATCTCGAAGCCGGTGGAGAGAGATGAACTTAAAGTCGTTGTTGAGAGGGCAATAGATAAGACCCTCTGA
- a CDS encoding tyrosine-type recombinase/integrase, with translation MAKKLSSNYPGVRFREHETRKDNRRPDRYFSIRYRCRGKNMEEGIGWASEGWTAEDASRILGEIRQNIRRGTGPQSLRDMARAARGEADAAEAAPLTFGELARRYLDWAKRNKSSWKEDEYLLAKRVLPLFAHRPATSLTRTDTEQFRDALLDAGGLSPMTIKHHLVVIRRVYNWAASTPVADDPGHMLFEGRNPVSGIRMPLVDNERIRFLTREEADRLLEAAGERLPEMHDIILLALLTGMRRQEILGLMWQDVDLVNRIISIPARLTRAKRSRKAFLDEETAAMLQARREHAQSPFVFPGAVDGRRDPDHVTRQFDALVNGIGLNNGVTDPKHKVVFHTLRHTFASWLAQAGADIHHLMELTGHKSISTMQRYAHLMPGKTRAIASLVSRRASPAPKGVPPGSSES, from the coding sequence ATGGCCAAAAAACTGTCGAGCAACTATCCCGGCGTCCGATTCCGGGAACATGAGACCCGGAAGGACAACCGCCGGCCTGACCGCTACTTTTCCATCCGCTACCGCTGCCGCGGCAAAAACATGGAGGAAGGCATCGGCTGGGCCTCCGAAGGCTGGACCGCCGAAGACGCCAGCCGCATCCTTGGCGAGATCCGCCAGAACATCAGGCGCGGCACCGGCCCGCAATCCCTCCGGGACATGGCCCGGGCCGCCCGGGGCGAGGCCGACGCCGCCGAAGCCGCACCCCTCACCTTCGGGGAGCTGGCCCGACGCTACCTCGACTGGGCCAAGCGTAACAAATCCTCGTGGAAAGAGGATGAATATCTTCTGGCCAAACGCGTCCTGCCCCTTTTCGCCCACCGCCCCGCCACATCGCTGACCCGTACCGACACCGAACAATTCCGAGACGCCCTGCTGGACGCCGGCGGGCTTTCGCCCATGACCATCAAACACCATCTTGTCGTCATCCGCCGCGTCTACAACTGGGCAGCGTCCACGCCCGTTGCCGACGATCCGGGACACATGCTTTTCGAAGGCCGAAACCCCGTGTCCGGCATCCGCATGCCCCTCGTCGACAACGAGCGCATCCGCTTCCTGACCCGCGAAGAGGCTGACCGACTCCTGGAGGCCGCCGGGGAGCGCCTGCCCGAGATGCACGACATCATCCTCCTGGCCCTGCTCACCGGCATGCGCCGGCAGGAGATCCTTGGGCTGATGTGGCAGGACGTCGACCTCGTCAACCGCATCATCTCCATTCCGGCCCGCCTGACCCGGGCCAAACGAAGCCGCAAGGCCTTCCTGGACGAGGAAACGGCCGCCATGCTGCAAGCGCGCCGCGAACATGCGCAATCCCCTTTTGTTTTTCCAGGCGCCGTCGACGGCCGCCGGGACCCTGACCACGTCACCCGGCAGTTCGACGCCCTGGTCAACGGCATCGGCCTCAACAACGGCGTCACAGACCCGAAGCATAAGGTCGTGTTCCATACCCTGCGCCACACCTTCGCCAGCTGGCTGGCCCAGGCCGGGGCGGACATCCATCACCTGATGGAGCTGACCGGCCACAAGTCGATTTCCACGATGCAGCGCTACGCCCACCTTATGCCCGGGAAAACCCGCGCGATCGCTTCCCTGGTTTCGCGTCGCGCTTCGCCAGCTCCAAAAGGCGTTCCTCCCGGGTCTTCCGAATCGTGA
- a CDS encoding helix-turn-helix domain-containing protein: MFDEAMERIRETTNLHTQVALALCLDIRQSSISDAKRRGAIPDAWLVVLYEKFGLNPTWIRTGAGPVYLTGDPDRKGPVQEPAFAPPPPEPTVTELKQALEARLGTGLRVVIVGAEDRVSTTPAAPANPARSEQIPEEENREEVSHG, encoded by the coding sequence ATGTTCGATGAGGCGATGGAGCGGATACGCGAAACAACGAACCTGCATACCCAGGTGGCCCTGGCCCTGTGCCTGGACATAAGGCAATCGAGCATATCCGACGCCAAGCGGCGCGGAGCGATTCCCGATGCCTGGCTGGTGGTGCTCTACGAGAAATTCGGCCTCAATCCGACCTGGATTCGGACCGGGGCCGGGCCTGTCTATCTGACGGGCGATCCGGACCGGAAGGGGCCGGTGCAGGAGCCGGCCTTTGCGCCGCCGCCGCCGGAACCGACCGTGACGGAACTGAAGCAAGCCCTGGAAGCCCGCCTGGGCACGGGGCTGCGGGTGGTCATCGTCGGCGCGGAAGACCGGGTGTCGACCACCCCGGCCGCCCCGGCCAATCCGGCCAGAAGCGAACAAATACCCGAAGAAGAAAACCGCGAGGAGGTTTCCCATGGCTGA
- a CDS encoding helix-turn-helix domain-containing protein, whose amino-acid sequence MQYCEPVHTITPTRQDRCRAWLIERRIVFKDLAADAGMSKTTLSNIIAGRRATPDHIRNLIALGVPAELLPEPREPGKPGPKRRSRIRQS is encoded by the coding sequence ATGCAATACTGTGAACCTGTTCACACAATTACCCCTACGCGTCAAGATCGCTGCCGCGCCTGGCTCATCGAACGACGCATCGTCTTCAAGGATCTCGCCGCCGACGCCGGCATGTCCAAAACCACGCTCTCCAACATCATCGCCGGCCGGCGGGCCACTCCTGACCATATCCGAAACCTGATCGCCCTGGGCGTGCCGGCCGAGCTGCTGCCCGAACCGCGCGAACCCGGGAAACCCGGGCCTAAACGCCGGTCGCGCATCCGCCAAAGCTGA
- a CDS encoding helix-turn-helix domain-containing protein, with amino-acid sequence MNFDDKNDFAQRLRHLIQCLKIKDTEFAQQGGVTKQTLSGYLTGKREPGRSTLANWVNAFHVNGTWLLTGEGGMFSEDCNQKTNDFPQEEISDKLTCEQRNMLTYKRLQTELGMDKQRIAEGLEAIVMGKRPSSRKPAKEYGSGEDVGYSERGGDELFGG; translated from the coding sequence ATGAATTTCGACGACAAAAATGACTTTGCTCAACGATTACGCCACTTAATCCAGTGCCTTAAGATAAAGGACACTGAATTCGCTCAACAGGGTGGCGTAACGAAGCAAACACTCAGCGGATATTTAACGGGAAAAAGAGAACCCGGCCGGAGTACCCTGGCGAACTGGGTAAACGCTTTTCACGTCAACGGAACGTGGCTGCTAACTGGCGAAGGGGGAATGTTTTCCGAGGACTGTAATCAGAAAACAAACGACTTTCCTCAGGAAGAGATATCGGATAAGCTCACATGTGAGCAGCGCAACATGCTCACCTACAAACGTCTTCAAACCGAGCTAGGCATGGACAAGCAGCGCATCGCCGAAGGCCTCGAAGCCATCGTGATGGGCAAGCGGCCCAGCTCACGTAAGCCCGCAAAGGAGTACGGATCCGGCGAGGACGTTGGTTACAGTGAGAGGGGTGGGGATGAGTTGTTTGGGGGTTAG
- a CDS encoding TRADD-N-associated membrane domain-containing protein — protein sequence MSTYSDIMLQLVNSIDKITSVSTYIVFLLLLIAGIKSGVFKTKNTKNFDIESKNDSEANATAQQKLDSTADDTNKHRTYEESKLLEYYTQALNQSKTSFWFSLIFASLGFCIIASSPFLYKEGGGLDATVKLLSGTIVSSVSSLFFIQSKRAQQAMVTFFDKLRSDRLALEAKNISNEIQNPDLKDKLKTILVLNNAGLDTSSLLSDCKL from the coding sequence ATGAGCACGTACTCAGACATAATGTTACAACTTGTAAATTCTATTGACAAAATAACATCAGTATCAACGTATATTGTTTTTCTATTACTACTGATTGCCGGCATAAAAAGCGGTGTATTCAAAACAAAAAACACTAAGAATTTTGATATTGAATCCAAAAACGACAGCGAAGCGAATGCGACAGCACAACAAAAACTAGACAGCACTGCAGACGACACGAATAAACACAGAACATACGAAGAAAGTAAACTTTTAGAATACTACACCCAGGCGCTCAACCAATCAAAAACAAGCTTTTGGTTCAGCTTAATATTTGCGTCATTAGGGTTTTGCATAATTGCCAGCTCTCCATTTCTATACAAAGAAGGAGGAGGACTTGACGCCACAGTAAAACTTTTATCAGGAACCATAGTTAGCTCTGTATCCTCCCTATTCTTCATCCAATCAAAACGCGCTCAACAAGCCATGGTAACCTTTTTTGATAAACTTCGCTCTGACCGCTTAGCATTGGAAGCTAAAAATATTTCAAACGAGATACAAAATCCAGATTTAAAAGATAAATTAAAAACAATTCTTGTCTTAAACAATGCAGGACTTGACACTTCATCATTGCTTTCAGATTGCAAACTCTAA
- a CDS encoding DNA-processing protein DprA has protein sequence MISSILQFLQAKGSGEALLRRFLLFAAINGKNAAKSLCTSINNLSNELKINNDVASNIVNSASEAFFLHESLYKDNINVAWIGSDVYPHHLVATLKYDAPPVLFFKGCNKLFDNMGVGFCGSRKASEKGLLITRRCVELLVDKKICVTSGYAHGVDMAAHKTALKNGGKTIFVLVEGIMRFQHKREIAEFLSDDNYLAVSQFPPNLTWSARNAMKRNGTIIGLSDAMILVESGITGGTFAAGKETLQRGQPLFVIDYAAPGPSAEANPNFIKNGGIPIRGNSDGIPNLEKIFDITNQSRRNDINTKDLFTKHQSIKYLQKHEILLKSRNKLITRDT, from the coding sequence ATGATATCTTCTATTCTTCAATTCTTACAAGCAAAAGGATCCGGCGAAGCGCTGCTTCGTCGTTTTCTGCTTTTTGCTGCGATAAATGGAAAAAATGCAGCAAAGAGCTTATGCACATCTATCAACAACCTCTCCAATGAACTCAAAATAAATAATGACGTTGCATCAAATATTGTAAATTCAGCAAGTGAAGCATTTTTTTTACATGAAAGCCTTTACAAAGACAACATAAATGTTGCTTGGATAGGCTCAGATGTCTACCCACACCACCTCGTAGCAACATTAAAATACGATGCTCCTCCTGTATTGTTTTTTAAAGGATGTAATAAGTTATTTGACAATATGGGAGTTGGATTTTGCGGGTCAAGAAAAGCGTCAGAAAAAGGACTTTTAATAACTAGGCGTTGTGTTGAATTACTAGTTGACAAGAAAATTTGCGTAACAAGCGGATACGCACACGGCGTTGACATGGCTGCACATAAAACTGCGTTAAAAAACGGTGGAAAGACAATATTTGTTCTTGTGGAAGGAATAATGCGGTTCCAGCACAAACGGGAGATTGCAGAATTTCTTTCAGATGACAATTATTTAGCCGTCTCACAGTTTCCACCTAATTTAACTTGGTCTGCTCGTAATGCCATGAAACGCAATGGGACAATAATTGGTCTTTCTGATGCTATGATTCTTGTAGAATCTGGCATTACAGGTGGTACTTTTGCTGCAGGCAAAGAAACTCTACAGCGAGGCCAACCGCTTTTTGTTATCGACTATGCTGCACCTGGACCATCCGCAGAAGCGAACCCCAATTTTATAAAAAACGGAGGCATCCCTATCCGAGGAAATTCTGATGGCATACCAAATCTTGAAAAGATATTTGACATTACCAACCAAAGCAGACGTAACGATATAAATACAAAAGACCTTTTTACAAAGCATCAATCAATTAAATACCTTCAAAAACATGAAATTTTACTCAAATCCAGAAACAAATTAATCACGCGAGACACATAA
- a CDS encoding HIT domain-containing protein, which produces MARSQIVEEFDSVFAIPDGFPVSPGHHLVITKRHATDGFAMTQAKCNDVDSLPRILRSRLAEDDPSNTGFNIGMNSGASAGQSVFYVYIHIGPKLFCNSQRILDDIF; this is translated from the coding sequence GTGGCCAGGAGCCAGATTGTCGAGGAGTTTGATTCCGTCTTTGCCATTCCGGATGGATTTCCTGTGTCGCCCGGCCACCATCTGGTCATCACCAAGCGCCACGCGACGGACGGGTTCGCCATGACCCAGGCGAAGTGTAATGACGTGGACAGCCTGCCGCGTATCCTCAGGAGCCGGCTGGCCGAGGATGACCCCAGCAACACCGGCTTCAACATTGGGATGAACTCGGGAGCCTCGGCCGGGCAATCCGTGTTTTATGTTTATATCCATATTGGACCTAAGTTATTTTGTAATTCACAAAGAATACTCGACGATATTTTTTAA
- a CDS encoding DUF4268 domain-containing protein gives MNLGHLERVDLRNIWETEAQHFTPWLAQEDNLAILSEALNIELELEAQEQNVGPFRADLLCKNTEDSSWVLIENQMEITDHRHLGQLLTYASGLQAATIVWISAKFTDEHRAALDWLNNITEENFRFFGLEVELWKIGTSAAAPKFNIVSKPNDWSKTVSNGKKSIDNKSTSEIKQKQYSFWELLKNQFDNLRCGIRITKALPQHWINISIGKTGFKICPTLNTRESRLGVELYISCQNSKELFQQLYSQRDSIEREYGEALDWQELPDKKACRVLFTKTKVNPLLESLWPEYINWFELNIKKFYSCFYNRIKTLSASPQLEDDEPSQS, from the coding sequence ATGAATCTTGGGCATCTTGAGCGAGTTGATCTTCGCAATATATGGGAGACAGAGGCTCAACATTTCACTCCTTGGCTTGCCCAAGAAGATAACTTGGCAATTCTATCGGAAGCTCTCAATATTGAATTAGAACTTGAAGCACAAGAACAAAACGTTGGTCCATTTAGAGCAGATCTTTTATGTAAAAACACAGAAGACAGCTCTTGGGTGTTAATCGAAAATCAAATGGAAATCACGGACCACAGGCACCTTGGGCAATTGCTCACATATGCCTCAGGTCTCCAGGCCGCTACTATTGTTTGGATTTCTGCCAAATTTACAGATGAACATAGAGCGGCCTTGGATTGGTTAAACAATATAACCGAAGAAAATTTCCGTTTTTTTGGCTTGGAAGTAGAGCTTTGGAAAATAGGGACTTCCGCAGCTGCTCCAAAATTCAACATTGTATCAAAACCTAATGACTGGTCTAAGACAGTATCAAACGGAAAAAAAAGCATAGACAACAAATCAACATCTGAGATCAAACAAAAGCAATACAGCTTTTGGGAATTACTTAAAAATCAATTTGATAATTTAAGATGTGGCATTCGGATCACAAAAGCACTACCTCAACATTGGATCAATATTAGCATTGGAAAAACTGGATTTAAAATCTGCCCAACACTTAACACTAGAGAAAGCAGGCTCGGCGTTGAACTATACATATCATGCCAGAATTCTAAAGAACTATTTCAACAACTATACAGCCAAAGAGACTCTATTGAGCGTGAATACGGCGAAGCATTGGACTGGCAAGAGCTGCCAGACAAAAAGGCTTGCAGAGTTTTATTTACCAAGACTAAAGTAAATCCTTTATTAGAATCGTTGTGGCCCGAGTACATCAATTGGTTTGAATTGAACATAAAGAAATTTTACAGCTGCTTTTATAATAGGATAAAAACACTTAGTGCTTCACCACAGCTAGAAGATGACGAGCCAAGTCAATCGTAA
- a CDS encoding HIT domain-containing protein, whose translation MDFQELVEFLKHRMAMQHIYQPLLIRSLVDAGGSATVRQLAMAFLDQDESQIVYYERKIKEMPLKVLQRRGVVASSGNLVELTTGKLSFEQKAQIRMICDRKLQEYILKRGLGIWDYRMLETDPVPGSLRNRVLAESGGRCALCGATNQERPLDVDHIRPRSKGGGNEYANLQVLCSKCNRSKGNKEDTDYRALAQGEAIPGCPFCYDAARSQIVEEFDSVFAMPDGFPVSPGHHLVITKRHAADWFAMTQAERNDADSLLRILRSRLAEDDRSITGFNIGMNSGASAGQTVFHVHIHLIPRRDGDTENPRGGVRGVIPCKMGY comes from the coding sequence ATGGATTTTCAGGAGCTGGTGGAGTTTTTGAAGCACCGGATGGCCATGCAGCACATATACCAGCCGCTGCTCATTCGTTCGCTGGTGGACGCTGGGGGATCGGCCACCGTCCGGCAACTGGCGATGGCCTTTCTGGATCAGGATGAAAGCCAGATTGTGTATTATGAGCGGAAGATCAAGGAAATGCCGCTCAAGGTGTTGCAGCGGCGTGGGGTGGTGGCTTCGAGCGGCAATCTGGTGGAGCTGACCACGGGAAAGTTGTCCTTTGAGCAGAAGGCGCAGATCAGGATGATCTGCGACCGGAAGCTGCAGGAGTACATTCTTAAGCGCGGGCTGGGGATCTGGGACTATCGGATGCTGGAGACCGATCCTGTGCCCGGGAGCCTGCGCAACCGGGTGCTGGCGGAGTCGGGTGGGCGGTGCGCGCTGTGCGGGGCCACGAACCAGGAGCGGCCGCTGGATGTGGACCACATCCGGCCGCGTTCCAAGGGCGGCGGCAACGAGTACGCCAACCTGCAGGTGCTCTGCTCCAAGTGCAACCGGTCCAAGGGGAACAAAGAGGATACGGACTATCGGGCCCTGGCCCAGGGCGAAGCGATTCCGGGCTGTCCGTTCTGTTACGATGCGGCCAGGAGCCAGATTGTCGAGGAATTTGATTCCGTCTTTGCCATGCCGGACGGATTTCCTGTTTCACCCGGCCACCATCTGGTCATCACCAAGCGCCACGCGGCGGACTGGTTCGCCATGACCCAGGCTGAGCGCAACGACGCTGACAGTCTGTTGCGGATCCTCAGGAGCCGGCTGGCCGAGGATGACCGCAGCATAACCGGCTTCAACATCGGCATGAACTCGGGAGCCTCAGCCGGGCAAACCGTGTTTCATGTCCATATCCATCTCATTCCGAGGAGGGATGGCGATACGGAAAATCCGCGCGGTGGGGTGAGAGGGGTGATCCCTTGCAAAATGGGGTATTGA